gagaaaacacaatgaagcaaaacaaaagaaagaaggaggaagcaagtaacaggtaaagagaagaaagatgtaagaaataaggaacaaagaagagaaaaattaggaagaaaaaagaaagaaagaaggatgaaagaaggaagaaaggaagaaggaagaaagaaggaagaaagaagggtgaaagaaggaagaaagaagaaaagaaggacgaaagaaaaaagaaagtaggaagaaaaacaggaaacaagaaggaagaagaaagaaagaaagaaggtagaaaagagggaaaaaagaaagaaaataggaaggaaaaaagaaggaaaaaagaaggaagaaaggaggaaaaagaagaaagaaagtagaaagaaagaaggaaaaaagaaggaagaaagaaggtggaaagaaggaaggaaggaagaaaaaagaaagaagaaaaaagaaggtaggaaacaaagagagaagaaaattgaaagaaaagaaaaaaagaaaagagaagcaaaaaagaaggataaaaggaagaaagtaaaaagaaagaaggaaaaaaacagaaaacaaaacgaaagaaaaaacgagggagagaaagaagaaataaggaagaaatcgagtaggaagaaagaaggaaaaaagaaggaagaagtaaggaagatagaaggcgaaaagaaggaagacagatgaaggaaagaaggaagaaaaaagaaaaaaggaaagaagttagaaataaagaatatgaaatatggaaaaaagaaggaagaaagaagtaagaaagaagaatggaggaaaaagaaggaaacatatgaagaaataagaaagaagatagaaaaaagaaagacctttcgtcctttcgaccttttgtccttcgaccttttgtcctacaacctcATGTAGTCTTCGGTAACTTGCTTGGTGACTTGCAAGCACCGATACGGTTTGCTAATAACAGACTCTGGCCCTGGCGTGCCAAACAAGCTTTTCAACTTGTTGACTGTGTCGTCGAACGTAATTTCGTTGGGACTTTTAGGAAGGATGTAACTGGTGTACCTCTCGTGCTCCGATGGACCAAGTTTCCGCAGCAGCAGCCTGACTTTGGCTTCGTCGTCGAGGTGAACAACGTCTTTGGTGAATAAATCATCATAGCACAAGTACCATAAGTACAGCAAACTTAATGTTTTGGTCCGGCTCCTAACGGAACTCGGGTGTTACTCGCTAGCGAATCGAGAATTTTCTGCGGATTTTTCGGAACATGAATATTGTTCGCTGATTTTAGTTTAGTTGAGTTTTTATTCTAGTTATATAAGAAGCTtacatttttgtataagaatccaGCAGCCATAATTATATGCCAACATTTTAtactaattttcaataattgataTTTGGGTGTAAAATTATAATCCATTCTGCCAATGACGGTGTATTCCGGATGCGTCACAATGACATGATAAATTCCCATCTATCATGTTTTGTTTACCTTTTTCAAACACTTTCCAATCCAATCAACTCTAATCATGAACCCGGACACCCGCGCAAAGCATCCATCCACTTATCAAACAGTTATCTCTAACACATTCGCAAACCATCTCAATCACCGTTGACGGCCACTGGCGTCGGTAACGATTACTTCATCGATCCAATTCGCGCTCTGATTCAGCGCAAAACGAGTCCAACAATAATATCCGCAACTCAAGAGACAGTGTAAAAATTTCTTATATGATGTCACGCCTGACAGGTGGAAGccccctctctctctctctaacCATCACTACCCAGCCACACAGTAGTCTGGTCGCCGTTGTGTTGTCAGTTGTCGCTCATTATCTGCATCTGAACAAACAATACCAGCCCGGGTGCCACTGCACAATGCCCACCGAAGTGATGTTGAGTGACACCTCGCCGCGGATAAGCAGCAGTCGGTGTCTGCTGAAGACGGATACCAACCACTGCCAACTATGTTCATATGTTCAGCAGGGGACGTTCCGGAGTTCCGTTGGCGACGATCGTGGTCTTTTAATGAACAAATCCGCCTACGTCTTGTGATAGTAATACGACCATGACAAACACGGCTGGCACTATCTCTACGAATTCAGATGTGGAGTGGCAATTTTCAGCACGTAAATCGTATTCCATGGGACTAGAAAAGTAGGACCATGCACAAATTCCAAAGTAAGTGAATTTCAGGACAAATGTAAGTAGGTACTTGTTTCCTGCTTGAAGTTGGCTGGCCAAGGAAGTCGTGACTAGTGAAAACACTGATGAGTGATATCCCATCAGCTACCGATGTTGCGCAATCGAGTTTGTATGAAATGCGGGATTAGTGAAAACTTTCGTTATGTTCGGGTGCGAACTTCGATGTCGCCACCTGCACTCAATTTTAAACAATGGCTACAATGAGGCGCCGTAAAATGGCCGCTTTTTATAATCATATGGAACATAATGGATATTATCTCGGGGGTCCGGCCTCCGTTAACCGCAACCAAGGCGGCAGCAGCGGCGAACAAGATTTATGATCAAGCGACCACCAATAGAAACGGAACAGTCTTTTGATATCGGACTGAAGAAATTATACCCTGTTCTGGTTCTGTTGTGGTCTCAATTTCGCATAAATAAACCGATTTCTGACGGGCGGCATTCAATAGAGATGTTAAGGTCAACTCCATTCTGCGGGCGATCAGCAGTGATTTGTGTGGCGAGACCGGACTTATATGAGTTCCATTAcgaaattgtttattgtttcgTAAAACAGGTGGCCTGCGTTGTGCAGAGAAGCAGTATTAATAATTGGACACCCGACCGGCTTGGGCCCGCGACAGTGATCTTGAAGTTGCATATTTGAAAAATGCGTCGGCGATTCAGTTGTGACTGACTTTACTTATTGGCAGCTGCTGGTCCGGTGCGGTTTGCAATTGATATATGCATGTCCGCCTAATAACAATCAATCGATTAGTTCGGGGAATACGTTGGAATTGGTTCATTACTGTCGGACAGCTTACCCACTTGGGTTGGCAACGAATGGACACGTGCGACCGACCGATTAGGTCACTCACACAAAGGTTGAACTTGGTAGCCGTCGTGTGCCTGTTTCGGCACCGCGAAACCGCAATCGTTATCCAACCCGTTAACGAAAACTCGTCAAAACTTTCGATTTCAGCAATGGAAGCCAAAAAATGGAAGGCGCCGTTCGATTGCGTGCCGAAATGGTGAAGCACCGAGCGCTGCTTTACGGAGGAGTATTGCCTCTCGTGCGCGCGCGTGAAGCTTCGTCTGGGGGTCTAATGAAGATTAACGACTACGTGGCTGGGTGGAGGTCGAAGAAGATTGATTATGTGCGAAACAAAGCGTTGATTTATTGGAAACAAAGTTGAAACAGCCACAAAAAGGGAACCAGCTGATTTGGGAAATACTCCTCCGTCGGTGGAGAACGTGGATCATCCTAGATGAGAGTGTGTGGGATAAAATTGGACACAAGATAATGAAAGTGAATTCTGTTGGCTCATAAGTTAAAAACAGCCAGGTAACGAAGTCAATGACCTGTCAATTTTTCAAGcggtttgttattttttattgtgtTGATTATCAGTGATTTCAAGCACACGCGTGGCTCCTGATCCTCCAAATTCTGCTTCTTTTATTAATCATCCCTCATACAGTTTGATCGATTGATCGTACTTTAGTCTTCATTATTGAAGCAAGTTTGCTGTGAACCATAGAAGAAGGGTAAACCATCAACTTGATCAGCTCTATTGAATATTGCAAAAGCAGGAAAGgtctcttctttttcttctttattggcaTCAAAGAAGGCTTTTAATTTCGCTGGTAAAAATTTGTTGCCCGAAATGAGAAAATGGTTCATGGTTTCAtggtaggggaaatgttccgatctccctctcactgtacatatatccatctcatcgctaaacaaagaaatacggcaccaaattcgtcgcttttttttgtcaacatgcgtgctcactgctgaaaaaaatcacaaaaataataaacaaaccaaatttctttccattgctttgtttttgatgggatagaaataggagctatgggatgaagtggcgaaccgttcccctattcaTCTTATGGAAATACTCACTCCATCAATATAATTATATGATTGCACGAATTGTTGCCATGTAACGGATCCAATGCGTTACAATTTGGTTGTTGCGAATGAAAATTGCGAAGAAAAAGTTCAGCACGAGGATTGAATTCTTGTCCTTCTTCGAGAACGAAGTGTAGCAGGTACCTAATGCGTTTTATCGACTGATAAGTATGGTGCAGTGTCTTTAATAATGCTTCCGGAATAATGAATTAtggtcatgatttcatgaaatgCCAAATTTCACGATTTTTTGTTCTCGACTATGAGAACGAATTTGTTTTTGTGTTGTGAGGTCAAAATAATGCCATTTTTTGTAGAACTCTTTTTGTTATATAAATGGTGCGCAGTTAAAATTTTGCACTGTTATTAGAAAAAGGATTATTgatgatttaaaataaataacaaaaagtgCCAGTTTCCTACCCACCGCTACCAGCATCCAAGCGCTAACGTAAGTAGAGGAAAATGGTGTAAAAAGTGATTACTATCATCACAATTCAGTATAGAACATTCATCATCGAAGTGCAGTGCAAATACTAATGAAAATGCTTTGATGTTTACCGAAAATCAACAATGTGTGGTTTTTTCAACTCACTTATAAGATTCTTGTTCCGTCAAATAAAGtttacaaacaaccatgcgttaaCCGTCTAATCTCATGCATTTTACCACAAGTACTTTATTGACTTTCCAAAGCATTTAACATTTAACAAAGTGGACCACAAGTTCATCTTTTAAAACAAGTGTTAAATGCTTTAGATAGTCAATAAAGTTATTCCAAGTATGGGATCATTGTAGTATGTAGCTACTTTTTGTAAATCTTGTGTAAGCACTTTAAAATGTCTTGGTATTTTGGTATTtgttaaaatatcgaaaaaacaacatcatgaagttaaccgccagaaatgtaTATGGCGAAAGTCTTCTAACATGGGTTTACTAACAATAGGAACTTTTCACAGTAAGCTATTGGGCACCAGTTAAGGAAGTTGTTCGtcactacgcctaccaaatagtAAAGATGCTTGATTTCGAGAAATTAAACCACAGATTTTCCTAATACAGTGTTGACCTGATTTTGTCACTTCGCGATTTTGTCTACTCCCGATTTTGTTTACCCCCGATTTtaccacgttttcgacccgaatttgtcaatccattttttttgacgtaggactacgtctgtcttttctatattggggtacactttacgattgcgaaaatcggagaccatcacgaaaatatgatagacttcaaactttaatatctcagccgtttctcgatggattttcaatttttttggaccattcgatcaaggatgagttaACGCTACTATTTTTAACTGTTTATTATCGTTaaatgataaaaagtttagaaataggtaaactaaccaatcacgtacatgcatcatgGAGGcactggtaacattttcaacagaaatccatcgcattggtggtggtgctcgatgtgttgctgcagattattcaacctcaacgaaccagcatttcatatgaagaaagggttgaccataaaaatagcactgtgcgATCCcacaccgccagtgccgatgctgaaaatttataacaaattgtggtgtcagttagttggaaaggagcattgggagaagaaaattggttcttctcaggaccaacattttatgggaAGAAAgtgttaattgcgaaaatggactgtttcggtggcatcgggtttggcgtggtaacttggttgctgttagtgattccatccattcaaatttactgcatcatctccctccgacgcgctatcgaaatcgctatttacgattgagttttgcactttgaagaaaatttatttcggatagtcggatcaaccttcttttgtataaaattgtgacttttgtataaaattaatGAAGACACCACCTCAgtgaaaactatctacagcaaccacccatcggcgaacgtcgctcggacagacatatgccgaaagataatgttttgtgatatgaagaaacttcgccTTGAGTCGAATTtttgttgtcattcctcgcaacaaaacgcatcttagataaacaacatctcataaccaaattcagaatcttgcgagaaaatatcATAGGATTCTTAAAATTCGTCATTCtccggtccgttgtctgcggaatcccgatcgaaatggctcgcgcgcgcaggATGTGAGATCTTATCCAGGCCACAAATCCTTTTCTAAATTAGAACACCAGGCACTACTGAACACAAAACGTCTTTATTCATCCGCATTCGAGAACAATCTGCCATTACATATTTTTCAGACTACTATGCTGCTGTAGCTTATCATTTCCCTAGAGACCATTACGTTTGAAACTTCAGCATAATATCTTTAGTATAATAATAATTCTGATATTAATTCGAATCCTACAACCCTCCTATTACTTTATTTTTGTATGTTAGTGCGAAATGTAATCTTTGAAATAATGAGGTTCACATCTCACTCTCTTCTCAGTTTCTCGTCCTTGATTCAACGCTGCTTCTGTTTGATCTAGCTCATCAGAGTTTTTCCCAGCGCGACTGTTCTGCTTTTCTGTAAGTATTTCACAGGTCCCTGGTATGCTGTGATTCGCTTGTACTACTGGAACTTTCTTGAGGTGGCTCACATTTCTCCTATACTGCTTTCCGGATTCCTTCGATACTATGGTGCAATCACTGCCTTCTTTTCTGGTTACAATACATTCCTCATTGACAAAATCCGTATCCAGTTTATTCGACTTCTTCATTCGTTTTGAAAACACCAAATCACCAGTCGCAATTTCACTTGGTTTCGCTCTTCTTTTCGCATCTGAATAATCCTTTCCCTTtgttttattaattaaatcCCTTTCACGAACTTCTTCATCATCCAAACGGTACAGAGGTACATGCGGTAGCTTATTCTTAATTCGCCTACCAAACATCAATTCAGCTGGAGACTTGCCTGTTGTTGAATGGTTTGTAGAATGATATAATAGAAGATATTGGCTAAGTTCTCTTCGCCAATCTTTCCCCAGTTCTTGAGAAATCCTCAATCTTTTTAAAATAGATCGATTTTGCCTTTCAACTTCACCATTTTGTTGTGGCCAGTATGGTATAGTATTAACCAACTTTATGCCATTTTCGCGGCAGTACATATTCAATTCTTCGCAATGCTCACTAAACTGGGGTCCATTGTCAGCCCTGAGTGTATTTGGGAAACCATATCGACTGAACACCACACTTAGCTCTTGTATGGTATCCTTAGCGGTTATAGAATTCATCTCTTTCACTTCCACAAAACGAGAGTAATAATCTACCACTACCAGCAGATATTGGCCTTCGGGTAGAGGACCCATAAAATCAACTGCTATATCCTCCCATGGTCCAGACGGCATGGTTTTTCTAATCATGGGCTCTGGAGCATCCGGTGCCGAAACTAAACAGCATCCCCGACAATTTTTTACATATTCATCGACTTGTTGATCCAATTTTGGCCACCAAACAGAACTTCGGAGATGACTCTTCATCATACGACTGCCTGGATGACCATCATGAGCTAGGCTCAATACCACCTGACGAAGTTTCGATGGAACCACCAGTTCTCATAAGAACATCCCCAATGTTACATAGCTCATTTGCTATAACTCGGTATGGTACAGGAAGTTCTAGCTTTCGGTCGGATTCAAGAAGACtaagaatattttgaatttcctcatCCTCTCTAGAAACATCTTCAATTTGCTTCCAATCTAAAGCCATCGCATTTGCTGCAGATACTGCTACCTCACGGATTATAAGCTCTTCATTTTGATCGAACGGCAAAGCATTTAAGATGGCCAAACGTGATAAGGCATCTGCTGCATTATTTTCCCCAGCAACGTGAACGACCTTATAATCGAAAGCTTGTAGGCGTAAAACCCACCTTTCAATACGTGCACAAGGACGTGATCTGGTCGTGAATAAATACTGCAAGGCTTTACAGTCGGTTACTAAATCGAAAGATCTTCCGATGAGATAATTTTGAAACTTCTCTACCGCCCAAACAAGTGCAAGCGCTTCTTTTTCAGTTTGGCAATATCTTTTTTCTGTATCGGTAAGAGATTTCGATGCATAACTCACTACTCTTATTTGGTTATTACCATCGTATTGGGCAAGTATCGCGCCCAGTCCAACAGGACTAGCATCAGTTGTTACTACTGTCCGGTCATTGACATCAAAATATCCCAGCTTACCAGCTTGACTCATACTATGCTTGATTTTTTCGAAAGCAATGGTATGTTCCGTATTCCACTCAAATGGTACTGCTTTCAAAATCAACCTGCGCAATGGCTCATCGATAGTTGccaaattgtaaataaatttgttCATATAATTTGCAAGTCCAAGAAAACTCCTGACTTCAGATTCATTCTTGGGTGTTCGGAAAGTTTGAATAGCGTCTACCTTACtctttttcggagaaattccttcagcTGAAATTTCATGACCAAGGAATTCAAGTTCTTGTGTTCTAAAGACACATTTCTCCCAGTTTAACAGAACGCCACGGTTCTTGAAACGATTAAGAACCTATAATGTTgagcaaaaacaacaaaaatgtaaaatctaattttttatagctatttgtatttgtaacgcatcaaaagaacaaaaaaacaaGTAAATTATACCTTATCAAGTCGCGTATCATGTTCTTCTACAGTTTCACCTTCCACCATGACGTCATCCAAATACCAGTAGGCGCCTTCACATCCCACGAGTACTTCGTCCATCACTCTTTGGAACGTTTCTGGAGCTGTTGCTAGACCGAAAGGCATCCTTTTGAATCGAAAGAGTCCCTTACTGGTGATGAATGTAGTGATGTCTCGTGAAACCGGGTCCAGTTCGACTTGAAGAAATGCTTCTTTTATGTCCAGCTTGCTTCGAATCATGTTTCTTCCCATTTTAGCCAGATAATCATCCACTATCGGCATCGGATAACGTTCGCGTAGTACAGCTTCATTAACTCTTCGTAGATCTAGGCAGAGCCTCGGCTCCCCATTCGCCTTGCCAACGACAACCAAGGGCGAGACCCACTGAGTTGGGCCCGTCTTGACTTCAATTATGTCCCTTTTCAGCAGTTGTTCCAGCTTCTTGTTAACAGCAGCTTCAAGGGGAACAGGCACTTTCCTCAATGGTTGAAATACCGGCTTGATGGTTGAATTCATATGAATGTGAACTTGAATTCCCGCAATTTTATTGAAAGGCATATTTTCCTCCACAACGCTGTTGATATCAAGGCCTACCTTAAGAACTCCAAGCGCTTTGGAGGTTTCATCGCCCAGTAAGCATTGCTGGCCGCCATCCACAACAAAAAATTCAGCCACCACGTGTTGCTCCTGAACTCGTACTTCAGCAGTAAACGAGCCTATCATCTTCAACGGTGCATCGCTACCATAAGCTTTCAATACCCGACTGCAGCCTCTTTTAGAAGATTGTACCATGACATTGGACGCTTTCATTTCTTCCCAAACCTCCTTTGTAATCAAATTGCATTCTGACCCGGAATCAATTATTACATTACATTTGATGCCACCGATGCGACACTCTATCTTGTTCGATTCGTTACCGGTATAAAACGCGTAGTATGTTTTTTGACTgtcatttttttctgtatttaCAGGTACACTTGCAGGCTGCATCCTCTCTTCATGGCTAACACTTTCAATCGCTCTGATTTTCTTCGCAACTCTGCCTTCAGACACATTGTTTGCCGGTCGTTTTTGGGATTGCCGGCACACAGACTCGAAGTGTCCTACTCGTTTGCAACTTCTGCACGTTTTGTTTCTAGCCGGACAGTTGGGTGACTTGGACAAATGTTCCTTACTTCCACATCGATAGCAGGATAGCTGGTTATCTTCAAACTTGTTCCCTGGGTTTCTGTTTTCGGTGACTCTAAATATCTTC
The nucleotide sequence above comes from Armigeres subalbatus isolate Guangzhou_Male chromosome 3, GZ_Asu_2, whole genome shotgun sequence. Encoded proteins:
- the LOC134219637 gene encoding uncharacterized protein K02A2.6-like, yielding MNSAMEYEIRPLPPFRCEQIERSKLSREWKSWRNMLECYFEAHSIFDQRIKRAKLLFLGGPQLQRVFENLSDTDKIPLVALEKKWYDVAIERLNHFFQPVRQHTLERHRLREMKQMKDERFAQFVMRLKQQAADCGFDKYSPEVSSILTEITIIDVIVQGCLSTELRRRILKEDQTLAEIEALGAMFECVDEQLKSLDKTNIIQPQEKIFRVTENRNPGNKFEDNQLSCYRCGSKEHLSKSPNCPARNKTCRSCKRVGHFESVCRQSQKRPANNVSEGRVAKKIRAIESVSHEERMQPASVPVNTEKNDSQKTYYAFYTGNESNKIECRIGGIKCNVIIDSGSECNLITKEVWEEMKASNVMVQSSKRGCSRVLKAYGSDAPLKMIGSFTAEVRVQEQHVVAEFFVVDGGQQCLLGDETSKALGVLKVGLDINSVVEENMPFNKIAGIQVHIHMNSTIKPVFQPLRKVPVPLEAAVNKKLEQLLKRDIIEVKTGPTQWVSPLVVVGKANGEPRLCLDLRRVNEAVLRERYPMPIVDDYLAKMGRNMIRSKLDIKEAFLQVELDPVSRDITTFITSKGLFRFKRMPFGLATAPETFQRVMDEVLVGCEGAYWYLDDVMVEDVVHLDDEAKVRLLLRKLGPSEHERYTSYILPKSPNEITFDDTVNKLKSLFGTPGPESVISKPYRCLQVTKQVTEDYMRL